From Roseibium alexandrii DFL-11, the proteins below share one genomic window:
- a CDS encoding glycosyltransferase, translating into MDGVVNLVGDQGGETSAPRSLKREALPAELSIILPSFNEAENIPILIGLLDKALAGTAWEAIVVDDNSPDGTTEIARKLALSDPRVRVIRRIGRRGLSGACIEGILASSAPYVAVMDADLQHDETLLPKMLAEIRTGDIDLMVASRKVEGGTVGEGLSKVRAWGSNIANGLAQKLLNVTLSDPMSGFFMVRREKAEELAPKLSPQGFKILLDLVSSAAGTLKIKELPFTFRERQHGESKLDTLVTLDYFGLLLAKYFGDIVSVRFLMFGLVGASGLVVHLAALRVFLLSDMSFNMSQTAASFVAMTSNFFLNNQLTYRDRRLRGLGALIGLLTFYAVCSVGVLANVGVANLIYADPAYWWFAGAAGAIMGAVWNYAASSALTWRKS; encoded by the coding sequence ATGGACGGCGTCGTGAACCTGGTGGGTGATCAGGGCGGAGAGACCAGCGCACCGCGTTCTTTGAAACGCGAAGCGTTGCCCGCTGAGCTGAGCATCATTTTGCCAAGCTTCAACGAGGCCGAGAACATTCCAATCCTCATTGGCCTGCTGGACAAGGCGCTTGCCGGGACAGCCTGGGAGGCGATCGTCGTTGACGACAATTCCCCGGATGGCACTACAGAAATTGCCCGGAAGCTGGCTTTGAGCGACCCGCGCGTGCGTGTGATCCGGCGTATCGGCCGGCGCGGACTGTCCGGCGCCTGTATTGAGGGGATCCTTGCCTCTTCCGCGCCCTATGTCGCAGTGATGGATGCTGACTTGCAGCATGACGAAACGTTGCTGCCCAAGATGCTTGCCGAAATCAGGACTGGTGATATCGACCTTATGGTTGCAAGTCGGAAAGTGGAAGGCGGAACCGTCGGCGAAGGACTGTCCAAGGTCCGGGCTTGGGGCTCCAACATCGCCAACGGGCTTGCACAGAAGCTTTTGAATGTAACGCTCAGCGATCCCATGAGCGGGTTTTTCATGGTGCGCCGGGAAAAAGCCGAAGAGCTGGCCCCGAAACTGTCGCCGCAAGGCTTCAAGATCTTGCTTGATCTGGTGTCGTCAGCTGCCGGTACCTTGAAGATCAAGGAACTGCCGTTCACGTTCCGCGAGCGCCAACACGGCGAAAGCAAGCTGGATACACTGGTCACGCTCGATTATTTCGGGCTGCTGCTCGCCAAGTATTTTGGTGACATCGTCTCTGTCCGTTTCCTAATGTTCGGCCTGGTTGGTGCCAGTGGCCTTGTTGTCCACTTGGCAGCTTTGCGAGTGTTTCTGCTGTCTGACATGAGTTTCAACATGTCACAGACCGCGGCGTCTTTTGTTGCGATGACGTCGAACTTTTTCCTGAACAACCAGCTGACCTATCGGGACCGGCGTCTGCGCGGTCTCGGAGCGCTGATCGGTCTCTTGACCTTCTACGCAGTCTGTTCTGTCGGCGTTCTGGCAAATGTCGGTGTTGCCAACCTCATATATGCTGATCCGGCGTACTGGTGGTTTGCGGGCGCTGCAGGTGCGATCATGGGTGCTGTCTGGAATTATGCGGCAAGTTCCGCACTGACCTGGCGGAAAAGCTGA
- the hisS gene encoding histidine--tRNA ligase, whose amino-acid sequence MAKKPNKLKARLPRGFVDRSAADIRATDEMLSKIRQVYESYGFDPVETPAFEYTDCLGKFLPDTDRPNAGVFSVQDDDEQWMSLRYDLTAPLARHVSENINEIQLPYRTYRNGWVFRNEKPGPGRFRQFMQFDADTVGAPGVQADAEMCMMMADAMEALGIPRGQYVIRVNNRKVLDGVLEAVGLGDEDDAERRLTVLRAMDKLDKFGIEGVKLLLGDGRKDDSGDFTKGAGLDADQIGMIVNLIAAEASGINQTAFSEHIDYLFDNHPAVSSAGADIGELLHLVKASGYETDRIIADPSVVRGLEYYTGMVYEAELLFPVTNEKGEVVQFGSVGGGGRYDGLVKRFTGRDVPATGFSIGVSRLMTALKNLGKLQTANVVAPVLVTVMDGDTEALGRYQKMVQDLRQAGIRAEMYQGNWKKFGNQLKYADRRGCPIAIIQGSDEREAGEIQIKDLIEGARLASESTDVDNVTWRESRPAQVTANEADLIEAVRGILDAQAEDRRQANGD is encoded by the coding sequence ATGGCCAAAAAACCAAACAAACTGAAGGCGCGCTTGCCGCGTGGCTTCGTTGACCGCTCTGCCGCCGATATCCGTGCCACAGACGAGATGCTGTCCAAGATCCGTCAGGTTTACGAAAGCTACGGGTTTGACCCGGTTGAAACACCGGCCTTCGAATACACCGACTGCCTTGGCAAATTCCTGCCCGATACAGACCGGCCGAATGCCGGCGTCTTCTCCGTACAGGATGATGACGAGCAATGGATGAGCCTGCGGTATGATCTGACCGCGCCGCTCGCCCGGCATGTCTCGGAAAACATCAACGAAATTCAGCTGCCCTACCGCACCTATCGCAATGGCTGGGTGTTCCGGAATGAAAAGCCTGGGCCGGGTCGGTTCCGCCAATTCATGCAGTTCGACGCCGACACCGTTGGCGCGCCGGGCGTTCAGGCCGACGCTGAAATGTGCATGATGATGGCGGACGCCATGGAAGCCCTTGGCATTCCCCGCGGCCAATATGTCATCCGCGTCAACAACCGCAAGGTTCTCGACGGTGTTCTGGAAGCCGTTGGTCTCGGCGATGAGGACGACGCAGAGCGCCGCCTGACTGTTCTTCGGGCGATGGACAAGCTAGACAAATTTGGTATTGAGGGTGTCAAACTGCTGCTCGGAGATGGCCGAAAAGACGATAGCGGCGACTTCACCAAAGGAGCTGGTCTAGATGCAGATCAAATTGGCATGATTGTGAATCTGATCGCCGCAGAAGCCAGTGGAATCAATCAAACCGCATTCAGCGAACACATAGACTACCTTTTTGATAATCATCCAGCAGTTTCTTCTGCTGGAGCTGATATCGGAGAACTACTTCATCTAGTCAAAGCTTCTGGTTATGAAACAGATCGGATTATCGCAGATCCATCGGTGGTCCGCGGCCTCGAGTATTACACCGGTATGGTCTACGAAGCTGAGCTGTTATTCCCCGTCACCAACGAAAAAGGTGAAGTTGTTCAGTTCGGTTCTGTGGGCGGTGGTGGCCGTTATGACGGGCTGGTCAAGCGCTTTACTGGCCGCGACGTGCCAGCAACCGGCTTTTCCATTGGCGTCTCGCGCCTGATGACCGCGCTGAAAAACCTTGGCAAACTGCAAACAGCCAATGTCGTGGCACCGGTGCTGGTAACTGTCATGGACGGCGACACCGAAGCGCTCGGCCGCTATCAGAAAATGGTTCAGGACCTGCGCCAGGCAGGTATCCGGGCCGAGATGTATCAGGGCAACTGGAAGAAGTTCGGCAACCAGCTGAAATACGCTGACCGGCGCGGCTGCCCGATCGCCATCATTCAAGGTTCGGACGAGCGTGAGGCTGGCGAAATCCAGATCAAGGACCTGATCGAAGGTGCCCGGCTGGCCTCTGAATCAACAGACGTCGACAATGTCACGTGGCGGGAAAGCCGACCGGCTCAGGTCACGGCCAACGAGGCGGATCTCATCGAGGCCGTTCGCGGAATTTTGGATGCACAGGCTGAAGACCGCAGACAGGCAAACGGGGACTGA